Genomic segment of Calditrichota bacterium:
GCATCTTCTTCTTGTCGGCAGAGATCTCATAGCCATCCACCTGGCCCAGCTCGGTCTCCTTCTGCTTGTCAAAGTCGTACAGCAAGAGGACTGGCTTCTCGTCGCTGCTGCCCTGGCGGATGTAATAGAGCGTGGAGCCCACGGAGGTGAGGTCGCGGTAGGCGGCGGCTTTGATCGGCAGCCCGACAATGCGGTCCTTGAGCCCCTCTGGGTCCACGCGCACGATGAGCTTCTTTTCCTCCTTAGGCTTCTCCTCCTTGGGTTTTTCCTCCTTAGCCGCTTTCTTGGCCGGTTCCTCTTTCTTGGGTGCTTCCGGCTCGGCGGCCACTGCTACCTCGTCGCTCTTAGGCTCGAAGGGCGACTTCACGTCCTTGGCCAGGGTGACGAGGTAGATGCGCGCCATATCGCGATAGGCATGATTCCACTCAGTCTGGCTGTAGATGGGGTTGAAGTCGCGGTCGGACACGAAGAACAGGTACTTGCCGTCTTCGCTGAAGGCCGGCTGCCGGGAGGCATACCAGCCATCGGTCACCTCGAAGGTCTGCCCATTGTCCAGCGCGTAGAGATAGACCTTCGGCATTCCCTCCTCTTCCGGGCGCGAGTAAGCGATCCACCTGCTATCAGGAGACCAGCAGTAATCGCGGATTTCGAAGGCCGTGGCCTGCGCGACGTCTTTGATCACCTTGCTCTCGATGTCCACATAGCGGAGCCTTTGCAGCCGGTCGCTCCACATAATCTTGCGGCTGTCCGGCGACCAGAGGATTTCGTACTTGTAGGTGCCTTCCCTGGAGGTCACCTGCTTGGGTGAGCCACTGCCGTCCTGCGCGACTAAGTAGATTTCGTCTTCACCGCTGGCGTCGGAGATGTACGCCACCCAGCGGCCGTCGGGCGACCACTTGGCGCTGCGCTCGTGGACACCCGAGGAGTTTGTCAAGTTGCGCGTAGGGCCGCGTTCCGCCGGCACGGTGAACACCTCGCCCCGTGCGCCAAAAAGCGCGCGTTTACCATCCGGGGCGATCTCATAGTTGGTGATGTTCTTGCTGACGTCTATGATTGCCGGCCGCCCCGTGGGCAGGTCATCGGCGATGATGATGGGCACCTTTTCGGCCTTCTCCGTGGCCAGGTCGAAACGGTAGATGTAACCGCCCTGTTCGAACACAATGGCGTCGCTGCCCAGCGAGGGGAACTTGATGTCGAAATCGGTAAAGAAGGTCAGCTGGCGCGTCTCCCGGGTGTTCAGGTCGACTACGTAGAGGTTCATCCGTTCGTACGGGTCGCGGTCGGACAGAAAATAGATGCGCTCCCCGCTCCACATGGGAATAATGTCCTGTGCAGGGTGGTTGGTGAGGTTCTCGGTCTTTTTCGTGGCGAAGTCATAAATCCAGATGTCATCGGCCATGCCGCCGCGGTAGCGTTTCCAGGTGCGAAACTCGCGGAACACACGGTTGTACGCCAATTTGCGGTCGTCGGGCGAGAAGGAGCAGAATCCGCCGCGCGGCAGGGGGAGCTGCTCTGGCAGGGTACCGTCCACACTCACCAGAAAGAGTTCGCCGATAAAGGAGTTGAACGACTTCATGCGCGAGCGGAAGACGATCTGCTGCCCGTTGTGTTTCCACCCCATGACGATGTTGTTCGGCCCCATGCGATCGGACACGTCGTCGCGTCCTAAGGTGGCGGTAATCGTCAACCGCTTCGGCACGCCCCCTTGTGAGGGCATGAGATAGACTTCGGTGTTGCCGTCGTACTGCCCGGTGAAAGCGATCCACTTGCCGTCCGGGGAGAAGCGGGCGAACATCTCGTACCCTTCGTGGCTGGTGAGCTTCCGCGCCACGCCGCCAGTGGCGGCCACAGTGTACAGGTCACCGGCGTAAGTGAAGACCAGCTGGTCGCCATAGATGGCAGGAAAGCGAAGCAAGCGCGCCTCCTCCTGAGCATACAGAGAGCACGCGACAATGGCGATGAACACAACGATCGTTGCTCGTCTCATAGTCTCCTCCGTCGTAACGTTTCTTGGTTCAATTCCGCTTACCAAACGAGCGCGATTCTTCCCCGTGAATTGGGTCTTTTGCACAATCGACCGCCACGTAGTACTCCTCCGCCCGTAGTTGCGCCCTGGCTGCTTCCTCCGCCCTTCCGAGGAGGCGCAAGAGCCGCGCCCGTTGCCGATGACAATCACCCGCCAGATACGAATCCGGGAACGAACGGGCCGAGCGCGTGAAGAGTTCATAGGCGCGGCGCAGTGCATCCGGGTCGCCCTGCTCCATCAGACGCTCAGCTTCCAGGAAATCCTCTCGCCAGAGACGAGCCACCGGACTCATGCGCTCCGCCTCTTGGAGCACGCGAAAGGTATCCACCTGCACCCTCGTGCCCTTTGCCAGAATAGCTGGCATGGGCTCCCGGAAGAAGGCCTCCAGCCCCTCCACATACGCCTCCGCTTCACGGCGATTGTACGCAGGCTGCCTCAGGCGGTGCTCCTCCTCTGGATTGGTGAAAAACGACGCCTCGACAATGACTCCCGGAATGCCGTAGCTGTGGCGCAGAACCGCGGTTCCAGCCGTGGGGAAAATCGTGTGATCAGACACCAGGCTAAGCGGCGTTTCCGGGCGATGGAGGGCGCGCGCCAGGGCACAGAGCAGATGACGCCCCAGCATCACGCTGGCCTGGTTTTCGGAAGCGCTCCCATGGAAGTAGACCACGGGAAAGTTCACCCCGGTGTCTGCAGTGGCGTTGTGGTGGATGGACAGGAACACATCTGCCTTCCCTGCAACTGCCAGGCGGGCTCGCTCAGCCAGCGGCACATCCACATCCTCGGTGCGGGTCATGAGCACCTTGGAGCCGCGTGCCTCCAGCAACTGCCGCAGGATCAAGGCAACGCGCAGGTCAATCCACTCCTCCCGTTCTCCTGTGGGACCCACGCGGTAGGAGTCCACAGCAGCCGTGCCGCCGTGTCCGGGGTCAATGCAGATAGTCCTGCCTCTCAGCACAGAAGGCCGGCTACAGCTAACGACAGCCGACAAGAGGCAGAAGGCCACGGTCACCAAATAACCAACCGAGGCGAGTTTCTTCCGTCGATCGACAAGATTATGTCGGTCATGCCTCGTCTCCGACCAACCGCCTGCGGCAGCCAGTTCGCGCCTTCGCGGGGCCCTTGGCGGGGCACCTTTCGGGTGGGCTCTTCCCGCGCAACCGAGACGGTCGGCTCGGCTCGTTGGCTCGTGGGAGAAGGATGCTGCCATCGTGAACGCATTGTACGAATTTCATGAGAAAAAGTCAAGAAGAATATCGGCAGGGGCCAGAGCTTGTCGCCACGCAGGCGGCTGGAGGGGTTCTGGCAGTAAACGACCCGAGCAGAGCCTCGGTTGCGAAATAGCTACCTGGGATGCGCAAGTCGGCCCCCGAAGTCGCAGACACCACTGATGCATACTCGGAGGGACGTTCCTGCACTCGCGCTCCATTTGACCTTGAGGGCCCCGGTGCGTGGTCGCTCGAGCGT
This window contains:
- a CDS encoding PD40 domain-containing protein, with the translated sequence MRRATIVVFIAIVACSLYAQEEARLLRFPAIYGDQLVFTYAGDLYTVAATGGVARKLTSHEGYEMFARFSPDGKWIAFTGQYDGNTEVYLMPSQGGVPKRLTITATLGRDDVSDRMGPNNIVMGWKHNGQQIVFRSRMKSFNSFIGELFLVSVDGTLPEQLPLPRGGFCSFSPDDRKLAYNRVFREFRTWKRYRGGMADDIWIYDFATKKTENLTNHPAQDIIPMWSGERIYFLSDRDPYERMNLYVVDLNTRETRQLTFFTDFDIKFPSLGSDAIVFEQGGYIYRFDLATEKAEKVPIIIADDLPTGRPAIIDVSKNITNYEIAPDGKRALFGARGEVFTVPAERGPTRNLTNSSGVHERSAKWSPDGRWVAYISDASGEDEIYLVAQDGSGSPKQVTSREGTYKYEILWSPDSRKIMWSDRLQRLRYVDIESKVIKDVAQATAFEIRDYCWSPDSRWIAYSRPEEEGMPKVYLYALDNGQTFEVTDGWYASRQPAFSEDGKYLFFVSDRDFNPIYSQTEWNHAYRDMARIYLVTLAKDVKSPFEPKSDEVAVAAEPEAPKKEEPAKKAAKEEKPKEEKPKEEKKLIVRVDPEGLKDRIVGLPIKAAAYRDLTSVGSTLYYIRQGSSDEKPVLLLYDFDKQKETELGQVDGYEISADKKKMLVSQQQSYAIIDLPKGKIEVKDKLNLSGLQVTLNRKEEWAQVYDECWRQMREFFYVPNMHGVDWKAVHDKYRPLVDHVNHGADLAYLVGEMIGELSCGHTYITGGDMPKPKRIRTGLLGAQLVKHPSGYFQIKKILRGQNWDKSLRSPLTEIG
- a CDS encoding N-acetylmuramoyl-L-alanine amidase, with amino-acid sequence MAASFSHEPTSRADRLGCAGRAHPKGAPPRAPRRRELAAAGGWSETRHDRHNLVDRRKKLASVGYLVTVAFCLLSAVVSCSRPSVLRGRTICIDPGHGGTAAVDSYRVGPTGEREEWIDLRVALILRQLLEARGSKVLMTRTEDVDVPLAERARLAVAGKADVFLSIHHNATADTGVNFPVVYFHGSASENQASVMLGRHLLCALARALHRPETPLSLVSDHTIFPTAGTAVLRHSYGIPGVIVEASFFTNPEEEHRLRQPAYNRREAEAYVEGLEAFFREPMPAILAKGTRVQVDTFRVLQEAERMSPVARLWREDFLEAERLMEQGDPDALRRAYELFTRSARSFPDSYLAGDCHRQRARLLRLLGRAEEAARAQLRAEEYYVAVDCAKDPIHGEESRSFGKRN